CTGAACAAGATCGCACGTCTCCCTTCAGCGAGGCTGCTGAGCTCcatccaccagcagcaccagccgCCGCTGCTCCACCACCCCTCCATCACCCCTCTCACTGTGCCCAGGAGAGATGTGACCCAGGGTGGATACAGGCGGCCCGGGCAGCCCACAGAAGACAAATTTCCATGGGAGAAGATCCATTTTGACTTCGCCAAGGGTTTGGAAGGTATAAAGAAGCATTTCACGCTGATGAAAAACGAGTTTTCTGAACGCTTGCTGGTCGGTCCAAAGGGAAAACCGCTTCTCGTGCACATGCTGGAGCAAAACAACGTGATATGGGAGTTCCGAGGTCCGGAGAGCCTGGAGCAGTGGACAGTGTCGTCGGATCGCGAGATCGGAGGCCAAAGCGAGGTTTACTTGAAGATGGGCAAAAACAACACGTGTTTTCTGTACGGGAACCTGAGCTCAACCACACCGAGGGACGGAGAAACGCGCTACAGTGGCTACTGCAGCATGCGTTCGAAACAGCCACTGGTTAGTACCCTGCCATCCATTGGGATGGGAAACCAATAGTATCCAAGGGGGATTTTGCAACCTGGGTGATGTAGTTTCAGGCTGATTTCACAACTCAGTGTATTTGAATTTGGCTTCCACTGGCACATGACaatttttaatgaatacatATAGGCATCAGTATTTCAACAACAGAATTTTATTCAAGGTCACTGAAgagaaatctttaaaaatggactttgtaaaaacaacatttacagaaaatttaaaatgtcaattaaaACACGTGGAAGACAATTTAACAGGTACATTTCCTACAACTAAAAG
The Scophthalmus maximus strain ysfricsl-2021 chromosome 15, ASM2237912v1, whole genome shotgun sequence DNA segment above includes these coding regions:
- the ndufaf1 gene encoding complex I intermediate-associated protein 30, mitochondrial isoform X1, whose product is MRCIPAAIIQINAEMSLNKIARLPSARLLSSIHQQHQPPLLHHPSITPLTVPRRDVTQGGYRRPGQPTEDKFPWEKIHFDFAKGLEGIKKHFTLMKNEFSERLLVGPKGKPLLVHMLEQNNVIWEFRGPESLEQWTVSSDREIGGQSEVYLKMGKNNTCFLYGNLSSTTPRDGETRYSGYCSMRSKQPLTAFDRRNYHDWSSFNTLHLRIRGDGRPWMINLAPDMYFTHNKEDIYSYFLYTRGGPYWQDVKIPFSKFFLSSRGRIQDDQHPLWLDKVNTVGFTLGDKVDGPFQLEIDFIGISKDYAHTEEFAYEVYKRNPEV
- the ndufaf1 gene encoding complex I intermediate-associated protein 30, mitochondrial isoform X3, producing MRCIPAAIIQINAEMSLNKIARLPSARLLSSIHQQHQPPLLHHPSITPLTVPRRDVTQGGYRRPGQPTEDKFPWEKIHFDFAKGLEGIKKHFTLMKNEFSERLLVGPKGKPLLVHMLEQNNVIWEFRGPESLEQWTVSSDREIGGQSEVYLKMGKNNTCFLYGNLSSTTPRDGETRYSGYCSMRSKQPLTAFDRRNYHDWSSFNTLHLRIRGDGRPWMINLAPDMYFTHNKEDIYSYFLYTRGGPYWQDVKIPFSKFFLSSRGRIQDDQHPLWLDKVGPRKSYSQHRRIHLGR
- the ndufaf1 gene encoding complex I intermediate-associated protein 30, mitochondrial isoform X2, with translation MSLNKIARLPSARLLSSIHQQHQPPLLHHPSITPLTVPRRDVTQGGYRRPGQPTEDKFPWEKIHFDFAKGLEGIKKHFTLMKNEFSERLLVGPKGKPLLVHMLEQNNVIWEFRGPESLEQWTVSSDREIGGQSEVYLKMGKNNTCFLYGNLSSTTPRDGETRYSGYCSMRSKQPLTAFDRRNYHDWSSFNTLHLRIRGDGRPWMINLAPDMYFTHNKEDIYSYFLYTRGGPYWQDVKIPFSKFFLSSRGRIQDDQHPLWLDKVNTVGFTLGDKVDGPFQLEIDFIGISKDYAHTEEFAYEVYKRNPEV